A genome region from Methylohalobius crimeensis 10Ki includes the following:
- a CDS encoding alpha-L-glutamate ligase-like protein, which translates to MRVWERWFPERRLLGLGILGMNRRNAEYIMRYNPRRFYPLVDDKLQTKRLAMEAGVAVPELYGVVEIQRQIKALHGKLRGYSEGFVVKPAHGSGGEGILVITGRSRGGYRKSSGVLISEEEFEFYVSNILSGLYSLGGLPDCALIERRIDFDPIFANVSYQGVPDIRTIVFRGVPVMAMIRLPTRASDGKANLHQGAVGVGIDLVDGRTFMGTWHESLVEEHPDTGGNIAGLQIPHWETILRLSAACAGLVGLGYIGVDIVLDRKLGPLMLEMNARPGLAIQIANRAGLFQRLRQIDAMASIPATVEERIALAKSIAR; encoded by the coding sequence ATGAGGGTCTGGGAACGCTGGTTTCCCGAACGCCGTCTTCTGGGCTTGGGCATTCTGGGCATGAACCGGCGCAACGCCGAATACATCATGCGCTACAATCCGCGGCGCTTCTATCCCCTGGTGGACGACAAGCTACAGACCAAGCGCCTGGCGATGGAAGCCGGCGTGGCGGTGCCCGAGCTCTACGGGGTGGTGGAAATCCAAAGGCAGATCAAGGCGCTCCACGGCAAGCTGCGCGGCTATTCCGAAGGATTCGTGGTCAAGCCGGCGCACGGCAGCGGGGGCGAGGGCATTCTGGTCATTACCGGCCGCAGCCGGGGCGGCTACCGCAAGAGCAGCGGGGTATTGATCAGCGAGGAAGAGTTCGAATTCTACGTTTCCAACATTCTGAGCGGCCTGTACAGCCTCGGCGGCTTGCCCGATTGCGCCTTGATCGAGCGGCGCATCGATTTCGACCCGATCTTCGCCAACGTGAGCTATCAGGGGGTGCCCGATATTCGCACCATCGTCTTCCGCGGGGTGCCGGTGATGGCGATGATCCGCCTGCCGACGCGGGCCTCGGACGGCAAGGCCAATCTCCATCAAGGCGCGGTGGGGGTGGGCATCGATCTGGTGGATGGCCGGACCTTCATGGGCACCTGGCATGAAAGCCTGGTCGAGGAGCATCCGGATACCGGCGGGAATATCGCGGGACTTCAGATCCCTCATTGGGAGACCATTCTGCGTTTGAGCGCCGCCTGCGCCGGTCTGGTGGGTTTGGGATACATCGGCGTGGACATCGTCTTGGATCGCAAGCTGGGCCCCCTGATGCTGGAAATGAACGCCCGCCCGGGTCTGGCGATTCAAATCGCCAATCGCGCAGGACTTTTCCAACGCCTGCGTCAAATCGACGCCATGGCTTCGATTCCGGCCACGGTGGAAGAGCGGATCGCCCTGGCCAAATCCATCGCCCGATAA
- a CDS encoding inactive transglutaminase family protein, whose product MRNLHLKLLALALVVFAVTLASYKVFQLGLPLFPSEGVEIWSVEARFSFRGKGGPIKARLRLPNNPPGLLIVDENFVSGRYGLTIQEEKANRVAEWVVRRAKGEEVLYYHLQLAHETTMERAADGTASRHPSPSHPLPPPVPDYAPDVAPAVTALLEEVRQKSADVATFTRELLLRVNAESKSENVQMLMQNVSTPTEKVAKIRWILAGARIPTRPIQVLTLHEGERHGKLIPWFQAHNGQRWVTFNPDTSESGIPANILVWAAGEVPLLEVEGGRHPKVEFAATRYTQEAITLAERRARKVGSRVMEFSLFSLPIQTQNVYRIILMIPIGALLIAILRNVVGIKTFGTFMPILIALAFRETELVWGVVLFTLVVTLGLAFRFYLEYLQLLLVPRLASVLIIVILLMAVITMLSHKLGLERGLSVALFPMVILTMTVERMALIWEEHGPGEALQQGVGSMIVAILAFLLMSNGTLKHMIFVFPELLLVVLAATLLLGRYAGYRLTELWRFRAFLRDSK is encoded by the coding sequence TTGAGAAATCTGCATCTGAAACTGTTGGCGCTCGCCTTGGTTGTTTTCGCCGTCACCCTGGCAAGTTACAAAGTGTTCCAACTGGGGCTTCCGCTTTTTCCCTCGGAAGGGGTGGAAATCTGGAGCGTCGAGGCGCGCTTTTCTTTCCGAGGCAAAGGCGGGCCGATCAAAGCCCGATTGCGCCTGCCGAACAATCCGCCCGGTTTGTTGATCGTCGACGAAAACTTCGTCTCCGGTCGCTACGGTCTGACCATTCAGGAAGAAAAAGCCAATCGGGTGGCGGAATGGGTGGTCCGGCGGGCCAAGGGCGAAGAGGTGCTTTACTATCACTTGCAGTTGGCTCATGAGACAACAATGGAGCGAGCCGCGGACGGCACGGCATCGCGCCACCCCTCACCCAGTCACCCGCTCCCGCCGCCGGTGCCGGATTACGCGCCCGATGTCGCCCCGGCGGTCACCGCCTTGTTGGAAGAGGTCCGGCAAAAATCCGCCGATGTGGCCACCTTCACTCGGGAGTTGCTGCTGCGCGTGAACGCCGAATCGAAAAGCGAAAACGTCCAGATGCTCATGCAGAACGTGAGCACTCCGACGGAAAAGGTGGCCAAAATTCGCTGGATCCTGGCCGGGGCCCGCATTCCCACCCGACCGATCCAAGTATTGACACTGCACGAAGGGGAACGCCACGGCAAGCTGATCCCCTGGTTCCAGGCCCACAACGGCCAGCGTTGGGTGACCTTCAATCCCGACACTTCCGAAAGCGGGATTCCCGCCAATATTTTGGTATGGGCGGCGGGGGAAGTCCCCTTGCTGGAGGTCGAGGGAGGTAGGCATCCGAAGGTCGAATTCGCCGCCACCCGCTATACCCAGGAAGCGATCACGCTCGCCGAGCGCCGGGCCCGCAAGGTCGGCTCCCGGGTGATGGAATTTTCCCTGTTCAGCCTCCCCATCCAAACGCAAAACGTATACCGGATCATCTTGATGATCCCCATCGGCGCGCTGTTGATCGCCATCCTGCGCAACGTGGTGGGCATCAAGACCTTCGGCACCTTCATGCCCATCCTCATTGCCCTGGCGTTCCGGGAGACCGAATTGGTGTGGGGCGTGGTGCTCTTCACCCTGGTGGTGACTCTGGGCTTGGCTTTCCGGTTCTACCTGGAATATCTGCAATTGCTGCTCGTCCCCCGGTTGGCCTCGGTGCTCATCATCGTCATCCTTCTGATGGCGGTGATCACCATGCTCAGCCATAAACTGGGATTGGAGCGCGGTCTCTCGGTGGCGCTGTTTCCCATGGTCATTCTCACCATGACCGTGGAGAGAATGGCCTTGATCTGGGAGGAACACGGCCCCGGCGAGGCGCTTCAGCAAGGCGTGGGCAGCATGATCGTCGCCATCCTCGCTTTTTTGCTGATGAGCAATGGCACACTCAAGCACATGATCTTCGTATTTCCGGAACTGCTCTTGGTGGTCCTGGCGGCGACCCTGCTGCTGGGACGTTACGCCGGTTACCGCCTCACCGAGTTGTGGCGTTTCCGGGCATTTCTCAGGGACTCGAAATGA
- a CDS encoding ATP-dependent zinc protease family protein, which produces MNAVIRSFFKSILLLVALSLATPAWTAESAPIVSGWVEWVVLEPWGIPLKGKLDTGAKTSSLHAVDIEYFEREGEEWVRFKTVESPQDSKPLTVERPLVRDVRIKRHKSAYQKRPVVTLGVCLGDRYTTAEFSLIDRSRFNYPVLLGRRALKKKDVLVDASRTFTLGSEARRCQQLSQSARPYNTLAARARLVQP; this is translated from the coding sequence TTGAACGCTGTCATCCGTTCTTTTTTTAAATCGATTTTGCTTTTGGTGGCCCTGTCTCTCGCCACCCCGGCTTGGACGGCCGAATCAGCGCCCATCGTTTCGGGCTGGGTGGAATGGGTGGTGCTCGAACCCTGGGGCATCCCGTTGAAGGGCAAACTGGACACCGGCGCCAAGACCTCTTCCCTCCACGCGGTGGACATCGAGTATTTCGAACGGGAAGGAGAGGAATGGGTGCGGTTCAAAACCGTCGAGTCGCCCCAAGATTCCAAGCCTTTGACCGTCGAGCGCCCCCTGGTGCGGGACGTTCGAATCAAGCGCCACAAAAGCGCTTATCAAAAACGGCCGGTGGTGACGCTGGGGGTGTGTCTGGGCGATCGCTACACCACGGCCGAATTCAGCTTGATCGACCGAAGCCGATTCAACTACCCGGTTCTGCTGGGACGCCGCGCCTTGAAGAAAAAGGACGTTTTGGTCGACGCTTCGCGGACCTTCACCCTCGGTTCCGAGGCCCGGCGGTGCCAACAATTGTCTCAATCCGCCCGACCATACAATACCTTGGCGGCGCGCGCGCGCCTCGTTCAACCGTAG
- the rloA3 gene encoding retropepsin-like aspartic peptidase RloA3: MGSLLNRSLMTSIAVFLWSEIAGGADTLGWIEKIQIEPWGVEVKAKLDTGALTSSLDAKDIQRFEREGEKWVRFTVNLRDEDSGKRVSERIERPLYRKFIAKGAGGRVRRPVVLMKVCIGERLFQDQFSLRDRDDMLYPVLLGRRTIQHLGKVDVTRTFLHEPACDDDSPVVKAYELEDDADIGLD; the protein is encoded by the coding sequence ATGGGTAGTTTACTCAATCGGAGCCTGATGACGAGCATCGCCGTTTTCCTGTGGAGCGAAATCGCCGGGGGCGCGGACACCCTCGGCTGGATCGAGAAAATTCAAATCGAACCCTGGGGGGTCGAAGTGAAAGCCAAGCTGGATACCGGGGCGCTGACATCGTCCCTGGACGCGAAGGATATCCAACGTTTCGAGCGGGAGGGCGAAAAATGGGTGCGCTTTACCGTCAACCTGAGGGACGAAGACAGCGGCAAGCGGGTGTCGGAGCGCATCGAGCGCCCCCTCTACCGAAAGTTTATCGCCAAGGGCGCCGGCGGCAGGGTGCGCAGGCCGGTGGTGCTGATGAAAGTTTGCATCGGCGAACGGTTGTTTCAGGACCAATTCAGCCTGAGAGATCGTGACGACATGCTTTATCCGGTGCTTCTGGGCCGGCGAACGATTCAACATCTGGGAAAGGTCGACGTGACCCGCACGTTTTTGCATGAACCCGCCTGCGACGACGATTCGCCCGTGGTGAAGGCCTACGAACTTGAAGACGATGCAGACATCGGCTTGGATTGA
- a CDS encoding GYD domain-containing protein, translated as MAKYFLACRIGSQALRSPPSLAEVGPRIVDKLQTLAAGVTVEHWYALLGPYDLLYLLDAPDNATAMKAALTVRSFGYDHTEIWPAMEMGQFGALVEKFAAESAEYDRQVDEASEESFPASDPPAWTGTTIT; from the coding sequence ATGGCGAAATATTTCTTGGCTTGCCGGATCGGATCGCAGGCGCTACGGTCCCCGCCGTCCTTGGCCGAGGTCGGTCCCCGAATCGTGGATAAGCTGCAAACCCTGGCCGCGGGGGTGACGGTCGAGCACTGGTATGCGCTGCTGGGCCCCTACGACCTGCTCTATCTTTTGGATGCACCCGACAACGCCACGGCCATGAAGGCGGCGCTGACGGTGCGCTCCTTCGGCTACGACCATACCGAAATTTGGCCCGCCATGGAGATGGGTCAATTCGGTGCTTTGGTGGAAAAATTCGCGGCCGAGAGCGCCGAATACGACCGTCAGGTCGACGAAGCCTCGGAAGAAAGTTTCCCGGCCAGCGATCCCCCGGCGTGGACGGGAACCACGATCACTTGA
- a CDS encoding bifunctional acetate--CoA ligase family protein/GNAT family N-acetyltransferase: protein MGAHYLDHMFHPRSVAVFGASERPDSVGARVFANLLAGGFSGSVYPVNPKHEKVQGQRCYRDISQIGAAVDLAVIATPARTVPGILQSCGTSGVCAAIVLSAGFEGAEGEGLRARLQEAARPYGMRVLGPNCLGLIRPGLGLNATFSQGSALPGDLALVSQSGALCTAILDWAAAREIGFSTVVSLGDAVDTDFGDLLDYLALDTETRGILLYVEGVNHARDFMSGLRAAARVKPVIVVKAGRQGAGSRAAQSHTGALVGADDVFDAALRRAGVVRAHTIEQLFAAAQLLASHHRIHGQRLAIVTNGGGPAVMAVDRAADVGLQLAELSPDTLAALDQLLPAHWPRANPVDILGDAGADRYREAVRLCLADPGIDGLLVMLTPQAMTDPPACAEAVAEATADQKKPVLACWMGEAHMKTARERLTDRHIPNFTFPEAAVEAFAYLASYQQNQQLLKQVPAPLVARSTPDISGARLIIESALAERRSELSGNEAKAILRAFDIPTNLAVAAHSPGEALVVAESIGFPVAMKIDSPDISHKSDVNGVRLHIDSAEAVRRTYQELVGSVARQRPGIRIHGVTIEAMYDKPHGRELLVGVLRDPAFGPIVTFGAGGTAVEVLRDRAVALPPLNRFVARDLIRQTRIYTLLQAFRHLPAANLDALEQVLLRVSEIVCELPEIREMDINPLIVDEHGALAVDARMAVAYHAPGPNRYGHMAVHPYPAHLVKQVQLSDGTDITLRPIRPEDAEIEQAFVRGLSAQTKYFRFMQSIKELSHEELIRLTQLDYHRGLALIATVREAGAEVEIGVARYAMNPDGESCEFALVVGDAWQRRGIGSRLMQALMEAARAQGFRRMEGEVLASNQPMLELVRKLGFRVRGSPDDPTVMQVNRLL from the coding sequence ATGGGCGCCCATTATCTCGACCATATGTTCCATCCGCGCAGCGTCGCGGTGTTCGGCGCCAGCGAACGCCCCGATTCGGTGGGCGCGCGGGTGTTCGCCAATCTTTTGGCCGGCGGTTTCTCCGGTTCGGTCTATCCGGTCAATCCCAAGCACGAAAAAGTCCAAGGCCAGCGCTGTTACCGGGATATTTCCCAAATCGGGGCGGCGGTTGATCTGGCCGTGATCGCCACCCCGGCGCGCACCGTTCCCGGAATTTTGCAGAGCTGCGGCACCTCGGGCGTGTGCGCGGCGATCGTGCTTTCGGCCGGGTTCGAGGGCGCCGAAGGGGAGGGCTTGCGCGCGCGGTTGCAGGAGGCGGCGCGGCCCTACGGGATGCGGGTGCTGGGACCCAATTGCCTGGGGCTGATTCGTCCCGGCCTGGGCCTGAACGCCACCTTCAGCCAGGGTTCCGCTCTGCCGGGTGATTTGGCTTTGGTGTCCCAGTCGGGCGCACTGTGCACCGCGATCCTGGATTGGGCGGCGGCGCGCGAGATCGGCTTTTCCACCGTGGTTTCCCTGGGCGATGCCGTGGACACGGATTTCGGCGATCTCCTCGATTACCTGGCCCTGGATACCGAGACTCGAGGCATCCTGCTGTACGTGGAAGGCGTCAACCATGCGCGGGATTTCATGAGCGGCCTGCGCGCGGCGGCGCGGGTGAAGCCGGTGATCGTGGTGAAAGCGGGGCGCCAGGGGGCCGGCAGCCGCGCCGCCCAGTCGCATACCGGCGCCTTGGTCGGCGCCGACGACGTGTTCGACGCGGCCCTGCGCCGCGCCGGGGTGGTCCGCGCCCACACCATCGAACAACTGTTCGCCGCGGCCCAGCTGCTCGCCAGTCATCACCGCATCCACGGCCAGCGCCTGGCGATCGTGACCAACGGCGGCGGTCCCGCGGTGATGGCGGTGGACCGGGCCGCCGATGTGGGCCTCCAGTTGGCGGAGCTGTCACCGGATACCTTGGCGGCACTGGATCAATTGCTGCCGGCCCACTGGCCGCGCGCCAATCCGGTGGATATTCTCGGCGACGCCGGAGCGGATCGATACCGCGAGGCGGTGCGGCTGTGCCTGGCCGATCCCGGCATCGACGGATTGCTGGTGATGCTCACCCCCCAGGCCATGACCGATCCGCCGGCGTGCGCGGAGGCGGTGGCCGAGGCGACCGCCGATCAGAAAAAACCGGTGCTGGCGTGCTGGATGGGGGAGGCGCACATGAAAACCGCGCGCGAACGCTTGACCGACCGACACATCCCCAATTTCACCTTTCCCGAAGCCGCCGTGGAGGCGTTCGCCTATCTGGCCAGCTATCAGCAAAATCAACAACTGCTGAAACAGGTGCCCGCGCCGCTGGTGGCCCGCAGCACGCCGGATATCTCGGGGGCCCGGCTGATTATCGAAAGCGCCTTGGCGGAACGCCGTTCGGAGCTGTCCGGCAACGAAGCCAAGGCGATTTTGCGCGCTTTCGACATCCCCACCAATCTGGCGGTGGCGGCCCATTCGCCGGGCGAAGCACTGGTGGTGGCCGAATCCATCGGCTTTCCGGTGGCGATGAAGATCGATTCTCCCGACATCAGCCACAAATCCGACGTCAACGGCGTCCGCCTGCATATCGACAGCGCCGAGGCGGTGCGCCGCACCTATCAGGAATTGGTCGGTTCGGTGGCGCGCCAACGACCGGGCATCCGTATCCACGGCGTGACCATCGAGGCGATGTACGACAAACCCCACGGCCGCGAACTGCTGGTGGGGGTGCTGCGCGACCCGGCTTTCGGTCCGATCGTCACCTTCGGCGCCGGCGGGACCGCGGTGGAAGTACTGCGCGACCGGGCCGTGGCCTTGCCGCCGCTCAACCGCTTCGTCGCCCGCGATCTGATCCGCCAAACCCGGATTTACACCCTGCTGCAAGCGTTCCGTCACCTGCCGGCCGCGAATCTGGACGCCCTAGAGCAAGTGCTGCTGCGCGTCTCGGAGATCGTATGCGAATTGCCGGAAATCCGGGAAATGGACATCAATCCGCTGATCGTCGACGAGCACGGCGCCCTGGCGGTGGATGCCCGGATGGCCGTGGCCTACCACGCTCCCGGTCCGAATCGCTACGGCCACATGGCCGTCCATCCGTACCCCGCGCACTTGGTCAAACAGGTGCAACTGTCCGACGGCACCGACATCACCCTCCGCCCGATCCGCCCCGAGGACGCCGAAATAGAACAGGCGTTCGTGCGCGGCCTGTCGGCCCAGACCAAATACTTCCGCTTCATGCAGAGCATCAAGGAACTCAGCCACGAGGAATTGATCCGCCTGACCCAGCTCGACTACCACCGCGGGCTGGCCTTGATCGCGACCGTGCGCGAGGCCGGCGCCGAGGTGGAAATCGGCGTGGCGCGCTACGCCATGAATCCGGACGGCGAAAGCTGCGAGTTCGCCCTGGTGGTGGGAGACGCCTGGCAGCGCCGCGGCATCGGTTCCAGGCTCATGCAGGCGCTGATGGAAGCGGCGCGGGCGCAAGGCTTCCGCCGCATGGAAGGGGAGGTTCTGGCGAGCAATCAGCCCATGCTGGAGCTGGTGCGCAAGCTCGGCTTCCGGGTCCGCGGCAGTCCCGACGATCCCACGGTGATGCAGGTCAACCGGCTGTTATGA